Below is a window of Populus alba chromosome 2, ASM523922v2, whole genome shotgun sequence DNA.
GAAGAATTTTAAACCCTTCACATCTTAACATCAAAATTTCAAGTACTATTGATTGACGCACTGACAAATGAAGACATGTAGTGACCAACTGCTAGTCATTGCAACTCTCCAAATGGTAGTAAAAAACCACTCACTAGTGTATACCTTGTCACTTACCACACTCCAGCCACATTCGCAGACAAGGTTTTCATAGTCTCAAACAAATGTAAAGATTAGTACTCAAGATTTGACCATGCAGGCAAAAATAAAGAATTGTTGCAAATAAACTCCACCAAGGGCTTGCATAAAGTGAAGTTTGTACCAGAAGATCATAATTCAAtcttaaattaagattttttttttatatataagatcaacaaattaaaaacaccCGTAATTTCAAAATGGAAAACACGATCATATCACAGGAACCGAATATACCAAGAAGCAATAATTATGATAGAACACAACTTCAGCACTACTAATTATTTATAACTCAAACCCAGAAATAAAATCACCTCgaacacacaaaacaaaaaagaaacaatgaatTCAAACCTACATTAAAACCAAAGACTTAAATTTAATGATGGGTGTCTCAGAATGTACCTCAAGAAAATGGGGTCTGATATCTTTGACAACAGCGCGCATCTTGAAGTATCTGCATTCTTGAATTGGACCGAAATTGTCAAGTGATCTCTTCTTGGTTTTAGGAAGGacaggaggaggtggtggtgtcGGTACTGCtgctggtggcggtggcggtggcggtggcggtggcggtgcTGCAGGTTGTGGCTGTGGAGGTGGAGGGTCAGATGGTGCTGTGAAACGTAGGTCTGAGTTTGGATTCGGGTCTGGGTTTTGAACGGGTAGGTTTTGGAGATTTGGTGGGTCCTGGACTGCTCGTGGTTCTTCCATTGATTTGATGTTGTTTTCCGCGTGGTGATTTTGGGATTTTGaggtaataaataaaagatttgcCGGGAAAGAAAATGTGTAGTTGGGGCCTTGGGGGTTCTGGTTTCAGACGGATGAATACGAGGCTGTATGGAACGTGGTATAACttgtaagttgtttttttaaatatgttttatttaaaaatatattaaagtaatattattttattgtttaaaattccTTTTTGATAagtagcatattaaaataatttaaaatattacttttttaatttaaaacaaagaaaaaaataaaaataataatttttttaaaatatttttaaaacacaaaaacaaaattaacattgtttgtttagatttttttttattttcgtaattttttctttgtaattttttcttattacttGTAATTTATGGTGCATTATAGATTGAAACAAGgcaaaattacattattttatttttattttttctggccACATtgctaaaaaacatttaatttattctatttttctagaaatttaaatttaaaataaataattttttgttttcaaataaaagatattagcaaACTACACACAAGAAGTACGTTATCATATTTCTAATAACATAATAAcggaaatttaatttcaaaacataaaaaaaaaggaggtcaTGACGGAATTAGTAATCGGTAGGAAACTtaatctagtttttattttgtgtatatatatatacatataaaagcaattcaaagtcaaatcttattttctaaaaaaaattaataaatatttataaagataaaatcaaaatataaaaggatagATAAAGATACTCAATGAAAGAaagtttaaacaaataaattgattgTGATGGATTAGGCAAGTAAATGAAAGCTTACGTTAAAACTccataataaataaagttaaaataaagTATAACTATATGTACTGAAAACCATCTCAAATGATTATGACTAATAATCcaaatctatattttattatatttagagCGTATTTAGCAGTGTGGtaatggttgcttttcaaatagcttttcgtgccaaaatacatgccaatgatgttttttcatttttttaaaaaattatttttaacatcagcacatcaaaacgatccaaaaagtacaaaccgcactcaattttaacaaaaaaaaaattcaaaatttgatgaaacgcAGGTACAAACGCAATGTCAAACGGTAccttatatgaaaaataaaaaattaataatttaaataatagtaaaaaattgCTTTTTATATGAATCATTTCCATTTCCAAGTTCAGAGAGGTTGTCGAATAAATGAGGCacagaatttaaaattaattgatagaTTTGTCGATCAAAGCTTTTTCTACCATAGCCTTGACACTCTTTCCATTGCCATGGATATTTATGAAGTTTAAGCATCGATTCCCAAGAAAAGAGACAAAGAGAGCACTTGAACAAACTTGCTtcttcatattatatatatattttttttttatttacgtgggtgtccgggccagcttgcgcgtaccatgactaatcccacggctcactgaacatcctgcaaacccagtgagcatgtaaggcaccgcgggggtgacaggcgtgcacggtaaggtttgaacccaggatgcagaggaagggaacaaatcccttcaaccgcttagccaagacctcaagtgatatattttctctttttgttcagTGATGATTTGGTGCGAAGAGGTTGAATCTCTACCAAGCTTTATATAGATCAAAGCATGACGAAAAATTAGGGCAATTTAGTAGCTTTCTTGGAACGTGGAATTAAACTCCATTGTAAATAAGCAAGAATGGCCATTTTATTACGGGACGATGTACCTTATTTGGTTGGTTGATTTTTCCCTGCTTTCACTTTAGAGGACGCGTAACGCAGAGGcaggatgatttttttctttcaaaaactaaaaaaataaatattttattcttattgcacaaattattttaaaaagcatatatattaagataatgcTTAATACCCACAAGAAGTTATATTCTTATGTTGTTTTATAGCATTTTAAACTTTTCAGTGTAGTAGCTTGGTTAGGCAAGTGAAGTCCAATATATACTTCAGTGGCAGAATGATAATAGTTATTTATCTGGACAAAAGAATGAATTGCTTGAGATATTTGTATATCTAACTGTGGCATGAATGGCAGTTTGCATATAAGCTAATCTTGTTGCTAATCAACCATCGGATTCTTGGCAAGCTAACTGTGGCATAAAAAATGTAACATttcaaagaaattatgaaatgaGTTACATAAATTGTAAGGAGAAGAGATAAAAGAGAGATTAAAAACAAAGTGACCTTAAAGGTTTACCAATACTTCAATTATGACATTATTAGTACCATCAAAAATATTTCGTCGAGTTAAATCAAAAGATATCACGAAAAGTCACTAATACTGACTAGAGTAAGTCATATTTTCCCCCCAAATATATAAGGTGATTCACTGTAATCACCGTTAATAACATTCTTAGTATTGtcgagatttttttataatatcaatgatgttataatcaaaatttcaaTGTGCCTTTGATGTCATTATActaaagagagaggagagagtgagaaaaagaaaaacaatctatACAACTAGTACTTTAATACCATTTTGTTGGAAAATGCATTGATATAACCAAATTCACAAGTTAAAATCCTCTTCCTTCTTTGTGCAATTAAAATATGATCAactaatcaataaaattaagcaACCAATCACAACAAATCAATACCAAAAATTTTTATATGGTAAATCTGATATGGAAAAAACCATGAGATCATggttcatttaaaaattttcattgttaaCAATTAATGGGATCacaaagtgttttttcttaGAAATGCTACAAcacataaatcataaaaaacaatttatttttgaaatataacaaGATTAAAGCTGGAAAGTTGAGGCATCCTTATAAAAATTAACCTTATTTTATAATGAAACAACCAACTTAAAAATACCTCTAATATTCAATCTAACCATACATAATCAAGATTTATGTATTTGAAATTTGTTGTCAAAATTTTAGGTTATCCAAAAGTGAATGAGCTGCAATTTAGAAATTGAACAAACTATACTTAAATTACAACAGgtcttccattttctttttcttttttccctttctgtCTGTTTTGTTGCAACAGCCAGccttataaaattaaagacaaacCTATTATATAGATGTTATTCCTTTACAAGTGGTGGTTCTTTTTACATGGGTCAGGACTGTTGGAAGAATGATGAGTATGGTAGATGATCAAAAAACAGTAATGCaaagttaaaaactaaaaaacaagaagaagattgagagAAAGATATACTTTTATTAAATGTTTCTCTTTAAGTTCTGATTTTAactattctctctcttttgcgCTTCTATATAATAATGAATTATAAgcctttttataaatataaagtcCTAGACAATCAATgaattaaactaatataaatttttttaatatgaacatgAATTGTATTTCGTCGACCAAATCAGTTGATTGTTTCTGAATCGGTTGACCAATTTAACTTATTCTAGCCGGTCGATCGGTTCTCAACCGGTAAACcaattcctttatttttcaaaactaaaatgtagtttattttcaatatctccgcttaaatttgattttttcataacttcCGACACATctcttattttaataaaaacatcatatatatttaagttattttatgaatattttcgCAATTTGATCTTGTGTCTTCACATActtgactttaatttttttatttacaatgcaatctcataaataataaaatcttgtgTCAATATActtatttatattatgaaatacTGGATTTGACTTTTAAGTTGCAAACATAAATTTCAGGAAGTTTCTCTTATATTATTTACAATTCCTTCAATAATCTTATTAGTTATATAGGTTGTCAATATTCTTACTCCATGGCTTTGTTTGGCCTAACATTGTTGATGTTAAGACACTCTGactttttctcttttgcttGACAATTGCTCTTCGTAAGAAAAAAGCCATATCCCTTTTGCATTGGTTTGTCATTCTGAATGAATCTTTTTATGCTGCgaattttgtttgtgatttatattaatagactgcttatatataaatttattaatatgttGAAACATTGAAAGGTCACCCGCAGCATAGTTAATACATTGACAGGTCACCCATGCCGTAGAGCGGTACAACTATCTAGTTATTTACTATAAAGCAATCGGGAAATGCCACTTTATTGTCAATTTGAAATACAGGGAAGAGTTTCCATCACTCGCACAAAGATGGCGGGGTGGGCTGCACCTTTCCCGGCCAATAAAAGAATTGGCGAGGTTGCCTGTTTGGCATTGATCAATCGCCAAAATTTATGCCCTCATGGGATAGACCAGTAGCCGAAGTACTTGTCAAAACTAATACTGCCGCCATAAGTTCCTACGTCTTATAGCACTATAGATAACCCTCCAGTACAATGCTCCGATCACCTGAGATCTTGGGTTGTAAGTTATTGACTTTTAGCCTTCGTCGAATGCTCTTTGATGCCGTGAGAGAACTCAAACCACTGCTTTCATCCCAGAAAGGTAATACCTCCACCACAATTTTTTGCAATAAATTCTGCTCAGTACCATCTTTTAGGAGCTCTTCAAGCTCAACGAAACTGCCTCTCAAATCCATCAAAACACTGCAGAGTCCCCGGCTTTTACAATATTCCAAAATTGCATTCAAATTTATCTTATCCAAAACCACAGTTTCAATGCCCTTTTTAGAAGTTTCTGGTTCTTCGCTTGCCTCTTTGTCTGTAAATATCGTGACTTTAGAAGCTGCCTCTTCCGTGAGTAGAGGAATTTGGATTGGAGAACTAGAGCCTCCCGCCATTAGAATCCAAAGGGGTTGATTGGCACCAGGTTCCTGTGATGCAGGAAACGGGGAACTGCCAGTTAACGAGGCAGAAAGTATAACTGCGTCATATTCTTGTAACAATTGAGAGTAGTATCCACCAGAGTCAGTGACTCCTTCCCCAAGTTGGTTTACAAGATGGCCATTGACTGAGAGGGAGTATCTGCACGTTTAAGCGAGGCCTTAAATTAGATCACTTTCACAATTGTATTGCGCAAAACTAAGGTACTGAGAAACTTGATCATTGAAGTAAAGAGAGGCTAATTATGAACTAACCAagcaaatcaattaaaaaactaaataaagatGTCCATTGATGATTGTTTTGCtttctattttgaaataatagtAGGGAGAAATTACCTAAGCGTAACAAAGGGCGACCCTGTCAGCATTTTATGGATAAAGGCCTCATTGAGCCTCTTGCACAATTCTTCTTCTACACCAACAACTACATTAATTCCTGCATCTCTCAATCTTTGCACACCTCTGGAAGCCACAATTGGGTTTGGATCAATCATCCCAATAACAACCTTCTTCACTTTGGCTTTTACCAGGGCTTCACTGCATGGTGGAGTTCTCCCATAGTGATTACATGGTTCCAAGCTCACATAAGCTGTTGCATTCTCAGCCAAATCCCCGGCATCTCTAAGGGCAAAGACCTGAAATAAAATCATTCTCAAACAGTTCGTCAAACAAACATGGCAAGCTGAACAGTACAGCTCTTGGAAAAGATAGAAGAATGCTAGCTGCATGAGCTAACAGCCCAATAATAGAATTCACTTTAAGATATCTTGTAGTGAGATTTCAGAAGTGCTTCCTTTCCCTTCCAAGTATTGATAATATTCCTTCaagaatttaaaacatattactAGATCGCATGGAAATCCCCTTGAAAAACCAATAGAGGTGAGTGGCAAGTAACTTTTggcatcatttaaaaaaagtcCAAAAAAGATCAATATTTGAGGCACAAGTTCATCATTTCTACCCAGAAGCAAGAAATAattcccaagatttaaaaaaagaaaaaagctccATTAGCAAACTTCAGACTCCACCTATGGCCAACATTATCAatacaataaaatcaattaatcctAATTCATCAATTTGGCTCAAAAGACTAACcacttccttttattttgtaagaataCCCAATCTTTTCCAACAGGTTACCAGATAAAGCATTagataaaagaagagaagagaagagaagtggGTTTTTGTTACCTCAGCATGAGGCTGGCCAGCTTTAGGGTGAAAACCTTCACCAACAATTTTACCATCTTTAACAATAACACAACCCACCATAGGATTAGGACTAGTACACCCAATTGCTTTCCTTGCTAGCTCCACACACCTCCTCATATAAAACCCATCATCTTTATCATCATCACCACCCTCTTTTGCCACACAATTGACCGTAGCCAAGATTCCATGTTTTCCGGAGCTAGACATCCTATtgactgaattgaaaaaaccTGATCTTGAATGGTCTCTGAGAGTCAGATTCAAGGGGTAATGGAGTGATGCCAGAGAAGGCAGAGTACGAGAAGAGCGAGAGAAATTGAGTGGTGTGAGAGGGTGATATGGGAGAGTCAGTGTGTGAGCCGGCATTTTGGGACAGGAATCTGGGAGAAAGCAAGCACGGAAGCAGGCC
It encodes the following:
- the LOC118057758 gene encoding riboflavin biosynthesis protein PYRD, chloroplastic; amino-acid sequence: MPAHTLTLPYHPLTPLNFSRSSRTLPSLASLHYPLNLTLRDHSRSGFFNSVNRMSSSGKHGILATVNCVAKEGGDDDKDDGFYMRRCVELARKAIGCTSPNPMVGCVIVKDGKIVGEGFHPKAGQPHAEVFALRDAGDLAENATAYVSLEPCNHYGRTPPCSEALVKAKVKKVVIGMIDPNPIVASRGVQRLRDAGINVVVGVEEELCKRLNEAFIHKMLTGSPFVTLRYSLSVNGHLVNQLGEGVTDSGGYYSQLLQEYDAVILSASLTGSSPFPASQEPGANQPLWILMAGGSSSPIQIPLLTEEAASKVTIFTDKEASEEPETSKKGIETVVLDKINLNAILEYCKSRGLCSVLMDLRGSFVELEELLKDGTEQNLLQKIVVEVLPFWDESSGLSSLTASKSIRRRLKVNNLQPKISGDRSIVLEGYL